In Candidatus Paceibacterota bacterium, the genomic stretch GACGCAGAAGTTATGGACCTCCAGAAGGCCCTCAACTCAGACGTTGCAACTCAGGTTGCAGCATCAGGCGTTGGTTCAAAGGGTAACGAGACTTCATACTTTGGTGCAGCAACCAAGGCCGCTGTCGTTAAGTTCCAGAACAAGTACGCATCAGAGGTTCTTGCTCCAGCAGGTCTCTCAACAGGTACAGGTCTCGTAGGTGCAGCAACACGCGCAAAGATCAATGCTCTTTGCTCAGCTACAGTTACGACTCCAACCACAACAACA encodes the following:
- a CDS encoding peptidoglycan-binding protein, producing MTNKKIVGLALAAVLLPAVASAATIEELQAQINALMAQLSAAKPATTASCSVVLSKTLKMGMSDAEVMDLQKALNSDVATQVAASGVGSKGNETSYFGAATKAAVVKFQNKYASEVLAPAGLSTGTGLVGAATRAKINALCSATVTTPTTTT